A single window of Vicingaceae bacterium DNA harbors:
- the tilS gene encoding tRNA(Ile)-lysidine synthase: MESLTADKFKSILDRWLPGYLEKRFLLAVSGGVDSMVLLELMRQVLPHDRIYVAHVNYGLRGKDSDLDEKLVRNTASQHHLFALFKKVDLKKMAENNQKGIQELAREIRYQWFEEIRQHHQCDFIVTGHHFQDNAETILLNLLRGSGLKGIMGMQILDQQRRLFRPLLQVRKQEILAFAERNKLEWREDKSNQENYYQRNFLRNQIAPLLEKINPKWQEHVNQTAMVAGEYFSFTHEVFQYVLTDGKIMKKDGMEIVDKALIREMNHPALFFYHWLNPYGIRWDQIQYLLEKGMYSTETRNLTLNNKKQLVIDRKHFILTESQTLNEKIFLQLDIRASGEISKPFKLRWEIIDIKEFDFNFDKDPRVAYIDYGKLEKSILIRHWQPGDSFIPLGMKGRKKLSDFFIDQKLNEEEKKNTWIFLSENNIFWVAGYRIDQRFRVNPLQTQRIIKFYLLE; this comes from the coding sequence ATGGAATCATTGACGGCAGATAAATTTAAATCAATTTTAGATCGCTGGTTACCGGGATATTTGGAAAAAAGGTTTCTTTTGGCGGTAAGCGGAGGCGTCGACAGTATGGTGCTGCTGGAATTGATGAGGCAGGTGTTGCCTCATGACAGGATATATGTAGCTCACGTAAATTATGGATTAAGAGGTAAAGATTCGGATTTGGACGAAAAATTAGTAAGAAATACAGCTTCTCAACATCATTTATTTGCCTTATTTAAGAAAGTTGATTTGAAAAAAATGGCAGAAAATAATCAAAAAGGCATTCAAGAACTTGCAAGAGAAATCCGTTATCAATGGTTTGAAGAGATCAGACAGCATCATCAATGCGATTTTATTGTCACCGGGCATCATTTTCAGGATAATGCCGAAACAATTTTGCTCAATTTACTGCGTGGCAGTGGGTTGAAAGGTATCATGGGGATGCAGATTCTGGACCAACAACGCCGGTTGTTTCGTCCGTTATTGCAAGTAAGGAAACAGGAAATTCTCGCATTTGCCGAAAGAAATAAACTTGAATGGAGAGAAGATAAGTCAAATCAAGAAAATTATTATCAACGAAATTTTTTGAGAAATCAGATAGCACCATTGTTGGAAAAAATTAATCCTAAATGGCAGGAACATGTGAATCAAACGGCAATGGTGGCCGGAGAATATTTTTCATTTACGCATGAAGTGTTTCAATATGTTTTGACAGATGGCAAAATCATGAAAAAAGATGGGATGGAAATTGTAGACAAAGCATTGATACGTGAGATGAATCATCCGGCATTGTTTTTTTATCATTGGTTAAATCCATACGGTATCCGGTGGGATCAAATACAATATCTGCTGGAAAAAGGAATGTACTCCACCGAAACACGCAATCTTACATTGAACAACAAAAAGCAATTAGTAATCGATCGTAAACATTTTATTTTGACAGAATCTCAAACATTGAATGAAAAAATTTTTTTACAACTTGATATTCGTGCTTCAGGAGAAATTTCCAAACCTTTCAAATTAAGATGGGAAATAATTGATATTAAGGAATTTGATTTCAATTTTGATAAAGATCCAAGAGTTGCCTATATCGATTATGGCAAGTTAGAAAAATCCATTTTGATTAGACATTGGCAACCCGGAGATAGTTTTATTCCTTTAGGCATGAAGGGCAGAAAGAAATTGAGCGATTTTTTTATCGATCAAAAACTAAATGAAGAGGAGAAAAAAAACACATGGATATTTTTGAGTGAAAACAATATATTTTGGGTAGCCGGCTATCGTATTGACCAACGTTTTAGAGTAAATCCCCTGCAAACACAAAGAATCATAAAATTTTATTTGCTTGAATGA